Proteins from a single region of Chromobacterium sp. ATCC 53434:
- a CDS encoding phospholipid-binding protein MlaC produces MKKLLTLFCLMLGLSSTQALAAGDNPVDLIKDGSRQVLDVLKQDNGKNTKQVRQQAETIAVPLFDFPRMTALAVGLGWRQATPEQRNELTQQFQTLLVRTYSSTMIRFKTAQVNVQPTPVAGANGRDVTVKSGVTLPGNTNPVSVDYVLYKGDKGWKIYNVSVEGASLVTVYRNSFNEEIRKNGVDGLIKLLQDKNASPAPAAKGKG; encoded by the coding sequence ATGAAGAAACTGCTCACCCTGTTCTGCCTGATGCTGGGCCTGTCCTCCACCCAGGCGCTGGCCGCCGGCGATAATCCGGTCGATCTGATCAAGGACGGCTCCCGTCAGGTGCTGGACGTCCTGAAACAGGACAACGGCAAGAACACCAAGCAGGTGCGCCAGCAGGCCGAAACCATCGCCGTGCCGCTGTTCGACTTCCCGCGCATGACCGCGCTGGCGGTGGGCCTGGGCTGGCGCCAGGCGACGCCGGAGCAGCGCAACGAGCTGACCCAGCAATTCCAGACGCTGCTGGTGCGCACCTATTCGTCGACGATGATCCGGTTCAAGACCGCCCAGGTGAACGTTCAACCGACCCCGGTGGCCGGCGCCAACGGCCGCGACGTCACCGTCAAGTCCGGCGTCACCCTGCCGGGCAACACCAATCCGGTGTCGGTCGACTACGTGCTGTACAAGGGCGACAAGGGTTGGAAAATCTACAACGTCAGCGTCGAAGGCGCCAGCCTGGTGACCGTGTACCGCAACAGCTTCAACGAGGAAATCCGCAAGAACGGCGTCGATGGCCTGATCAAGCTGCTGCAGGACAAGAACGCCTCCCCGGCGCCGGCCGCCAAGGGCAAGGGCTGA
- the mlaD gene encoding outer membrane lipid asymmetry maintenance protein MlaD: MKRSTIDLWVGIFVALGIAAVAFLSLKVANLTPQSASQTYVVYADFDNVGGLKAKAPVKEAGVLVGRVADIRLDPKTYRARVAMNIDKQYQLSDDVSASILTSGLLGEQYIGLQQGGSETNLAAGGTITITSSAMVLEQLIGKFMTGFTGKDASK; encoded by the coding sequence ATGAAACGCTCTACCATTGATTTGTGGGTCGGCATCTTTGTCGCCCTGGGCATCGCCGCCGTCGCCTTCCTGTCGCTGAAAGTGGCCAATCTGACGCCGCAGAGCGCGTCGCAGACCTATGTCGTCTACGCCGATTTCGACAATGTCGGCGGCCTGAAGGCGAAGGCGCCGGTCAAGGAAGCCGGCGTGCTGGTCGGCCGCGTCGCCGACATCCGCCTGGACCCGAAAACCTACCGCGCCCGCGTCGCGATGAATATCGACAAGCAGTACCAGCTCAGCGACGACGTCAGCGCGTCCATCCTGACCTCCGGCCTGTTGGGCGAGCAATACATCGGCCTGCAGCAAGGCGGCTCGGAGACCAATCTGGCGGCCGGCGGCACCATCACCATCACCTCGTCGGCGATGGTGCTGGAGCAGCTGATCGGCAAGTTCATGACCGGTTTCACCGGCAAAGACGCAAGCAAATAA
- a CDS encoding VacJ family lipoprotein: protein MRAKFLAAMAVLLLAGCASNPTTAYDPYEPYNRAMFKVNDKADQWVLKPLAQGYQTVVPSPVRTGVGNFFDNLKDVYSFAFNLMRAEPEKAANDFMRVAMNTSFGLFGLIDIADQAGLKNNKTTLGDTLASWGWKNSDYFVVPFFGPSTVRDGTGLAASLAMPGPEKAIYHHDRNGAIVFYGLYGVNTRAKLLGTGADSLLDTAAVDRYSYTRDIYMQYRAKQLGQPDPTQPTDNLNLDELMSSPGGDSSAPAAERKAAASAPASMETGASVAQ, encoded by the coding sequence ATGCGAGCCAAATTTCTAGCCGCGATGGCCGTGCTGCTGCTGGCCGGCTGCGCCAGCAACCCGACCACAGCCTACGACCCGTACGAGCCGTACAACCGCGCGATGTTCAAGGTCAACGACAAGGCCGACCAGTGGGTGCTGAAGCCGCTGGCCCAGGGCTACCAGACCGTGGTGCCGTCCCCTGTGCGCACCGGCGTCGGCAACTTCTTCGACAATCTGAAGGATGTCTACAGCTTCGCCTTCAACCTGATGCGCGCCGAGCCGGAAAAAGCCGCCAACGACTTCATGCGTGTGGCGATGAACACCAGCTTCGGCTTGTTCGGCCTGATCGACATCGCCGACCAGGCCGGCCTGAAGAACAACAAGACCACGCTGGGCGACACGCTGGCCTCCTGGGGCTGGAAGAACAGCGACTACTTCGTGGTGCCGTTCTTCGGCCCGTCCACGGTGCGCGACGGTACCGGCCTCGCCGCCTCGCTGGCGATGCCGGGTCCGGAAAAGGCCATCTATCATCACGACCGCAACGGCGCCATCGTGTTCTACGGCCTGTACGGCGTCAACACCCGCGCCAAGCTGCTGGGCACCGGCGCCGACAGTCTGCTCGATACCGCCGCGGTGGATCGCTACAGCTACACCCGCGACATCTATATGCAGTACCGCGCCAAACAGCTGGGCCAGCCGGACCCGACCCAGCCGACCGACAATCTGAACCTGGACGAGCTGATGAGCAGCCCCGGCGGCGACAGCTCCGCTCCGGCGGCCGAGCGCAAGGCCGCGGCCTCCGCGCCGGCCAGCATGGAAACCGGCGCTTCGGTCGCGCAATAA
- a CDS encoding patatin-like phospholipase family protein — translation MLSDTPYRILSIDGGGLRGIIALVVLERLDQAAPGWRDGVHMHAGTSTGALIALGLARGLTPGQLLERYREQGPRLFSRSLGWRLKTLNGLIGPRYDGAKREQVCRDDLGEESTLASLLRDGGRRGHVLVPAFNLDGDPRLPEGLRRWKPKVYHNLPTLDGSDDGAELSWRVAMRSSAAPTYFSSFDGFVDGGVFANNPAMCALGQTRDARLRTPIPPESVAMLSLGTGVNAIHLAGDADWGYWQWGRDIVELLMDGVNDVADFQARQLLGERRYLRVSTLLDQPVSLDDVGQMARLERIAAQIDLSEAIGFVDGWRFAATALPGGGEAVGLA, via the coding sequence ATGCTGTCGGACACCCCCTATCGCATTCTGTCCATAGACGGCGGCGGCCTGCGCGGCATCATCGCCCTGGTGGTGCTGGAGCGGCTGGACCAGGCCGCGCCCGGCTGGCGCGACGGCGTCCACATGCACGCGGGCACGTCGACCGGCGCCTTGATCGCGCTGGGCCTGGCCCGGGGCCTGACGCCCGGCCAGCTGCTCGAGCGCTACCGCGAACAGGGACCCAGGCTGTTTTCCCGCAGCCTGGGATGGCGGCTGAAAACGCTGAACGGCCTGATCGGTCCGCGCTACGACGGCGCGAAGCGGGAGCAGGTCTGTCGGGACGATCTGGGAGAGGAGAGCACGCTGGCCTCGCTGTTGCGCGACGGCGGCCGCCGCGGCCACGTGCTGGTGCCGGCCTTCAATCTGGACGGCGATCCCCGCTTGCCCGAGGGCCTGCGGCGCTGGAAGCCCAAGGTCTACCACAATCTGCCGACGCTGGACGGCAGCGACGACGGCGCGGAGCTGTCCTGGCGGGTGGCGATGCGCAGCTCGGCGGCGCCGACTTACTTCTCCTCTTTCGACGGCTTCGTCGACGGCGGCGTGTTCGCCAACAATCCGGCGATGTGCGCGCTGGGGCAGACGCGCGACGCGAGGCTGCGGACGCCGATTCCGCCGGAATCGGTGGCGATGCTGTCGCTGGGCACCGGCGTCAACGCCATCCATCTGGCCGGCGACGCCGACTGGGGCTATTGGCAATGGGGCCGGGACATCGTCGAATTGCTGATGGACGGCGTCAACGACGTGGCGGACTTTCAGGCGCGGCAGCTGCTGGGGGAGCGGCGCTATCTGCGGGTGTCCACCTTGCTGGATCAGCCGGTCTCGCTGGACGATGTCGGCCAGATGGCGCGGCTGGAGCGGATAGCCGCTCAGATCGACCTGAGCGAGGCGATCGGCTTCGTCGATGGCTGGCGATTCGCCGCGACCGCGTTGCCGGGCGGCGGAGAGGCCGTCGGTCTCGCCTGA
- a CDS encoding STAS domain-containing protein, producing the protein MLKTTAPGAASLLGRIDMNSSAALARPLTQLAAQGPLRLDLSGVEAADSAALALLLAARRAARAAGHRLTLAGVPAELAALAGLYDLGPLLSGE; encoded by the coding sequence ATGCTGAAAACCACCGCACCCGGCGCGGCCAGCCTGCTGGGCCGCATCGACATGAACAGCAGCGCGGCGCTGGCGCGCCCGCTGACCCAGCTGGCCGCGCAAGGCCCGCTGCGGCTGGACCTGTCCGGCGTGGAAGCCGCCGACTCGGCCGCGCTGGCGCTGCTGCTGGCGGCGCGCCGCGCCGCCCGGGCCGCCGGGCACCGGCTTACGCTGGCCGGCGTGCCGGCGGAGCTGGCCGCGCTGGCCGGCCTGTACGACCTGGGACCGCTGCTGTCCGGAGAATGA
- a CDS encoding ABC transporter permease, giving the protein MIGFLTLFKKELVRFWKVAFQTVAAPVLTALMYQLIFAHVLSKHVEAYPGVGYTAFLIPGLAMMSMAQNAFANSSSSLIQSKITGNIVFLLLPPLTAAEFFLAYLLASVVRGLAVGAGVLLVTGWFGLPLPAQPLWALVFAVLGCGVLGALGVIAGIWAEKFDQLAAFQNFLIMPLTFLSGVFYSIHSLPPFWYAVSHVNPVFYMIDGFRYGFFGQADVNPWLSAGVVAGSFALLCALALGLIRSGYKLRH; this is encoded by the coding sequence ATGATCGGCTTCCTGACCCTGTTCAAGAAGGAACTGGTGCGCTTCTGGAAAGTGGCGTTCCAGACGGTGGCGGCGCCGGTGCTGACCGCGCTGATGTACCAGCTGATCTTCGCCCACGTGCTGTCCAAGCATGTCGAGGCCTATCCCGGCGTCGGCTACACCGCCTTCCTGATTCCCGGCCTGGCGATGATGTCGATGGCGCAGAACGCCTTCGCCAACAGCTCCAGCAGCCTGATCCAGTCCAAGATCACCGGCAATATCGTGTTCCTGCTGCTGCCGCCGCTGACCGCCGCGGAATTCTTCCTGGCCTATCTGCTGGCCTCGGTCGTGCGTGGCCTGGCCGTCGGCGCCGGCGTGCTGCTGGTGACCGGCTGGTTCGGCCTGCCGTTGCCGGCCCAGCCGTTGTGGGCCCTGGTTTTCGCCGTACTCGGCTGCGGCGTGCTGGGCGCGCTGGGCGTGATCGCCGGCATTTGGGCGGAAAAATTCGACCAGCTGGCCGCCTTCCAGAACTTCCTGATCATGCCGCTGACCTTCCTGTCCGGCGTGTTCTATTCCATCCACAGCCTGCCGCCGTTCTGGTACGCCGTTTCGCACGTCAACCCGGTGTTCTACATGATCGACGGCTTCCGCTACGGCTTCTTCGGCCAGGCCGACGTCAATCCCTGGCTGTCGGCCGGCGTGGTGGCCGGCAGCTTCGCGCTGCTGTGCGCGCTGGCGCTGGGGCTGATCCGCTCCGGCTACAAGCTGCGTCACTGA
- a CDS encoding BolA family protein, translated as MTPEQVKQYIEAGLDCTHLHVEGDGHHFYATVVSAAFEGKRLIDRHRMVKEVIASRLASNEIHALSIVKAATPDEWAKQQA; from the coding sequence ATGACTCCAGAGCAAGTCAAACAATATATCGAGGCCGGCCTCGACTGTACCCATCTGCATGTGGAAGGCGACGGCCACCACTTCTACGCCACCGTGGTGTCGGCCGCCTTCGAGGGCAAGCGCCTGATCGACCGCCATCGGATGGTTAAGGAAGTGATCGCCAGCCGTCTGGCCAGCAACGAAATCCACGCGCTCTCCATCGTCAAGGCGGCCACGCCGGACGAGTGGGCCAAACAGCAAGCCTGA
- a CDS encoding ABC transporter ATP-binding protein yields MSSDNFIEFRNVDFAYGDRPILKNLTLGVPRGKLVAVMGGSGSGKTTLLRLISGQIRPQSGQVLIDGKDLGRMSKTELYQHRRRMGMLFQFGALFTDLNVADNVAFPLREHTRLPEDMIRDLVAMKLETVGLRGTQQLMPAELSGGMARRVALARAIALDPQLMLYDEPFTGLDPISLGVIALLIKKLNDALGTTAVMVTHDVHKSLEIVDHVLFLAGGQVIAQGSPDEVRQSDSPWVRQFINGEADGPVHYSYPAATTLADDLGLQGGAHA; encoded by the coding sequence GTGTCCTCAGACAATTTCATCGAATTCAGGAACGTCGATTTCGCCTACGGCGATCGACCCATCCTGAAAAATCTCACCCTCGGCGTGCCGCGAGGCAAGCTGGTGGCCGTCATGGGCGGCAGCGGCAGCGGCAAGACCACCCTGCTGCGGCTGATCTCCGGCCAGATCCGTCCCCAGTCCGGACAAGTGCTGATAGACGGCAAGGATCTCGGCCGGATGAGCAAGACCGAGCTGTACCAGCACCGCCGCCGCATGGGCATGCTGTTCCAGTTCGGCGCGCTGTTCACCGACCTCAACGTCGCCGACAACGTCGCCTTCCCCTTGCGCGAGCATACCCGGCTGCCGGAAGACATGATCCGCGACCTGGTCGCGATGAAGCTCGAGACGGTGGGCCTGCGCGGCACCCAGCAGCTGATGCCGGCCGAACTGTCCGGCGGCATGGCGCGCCGGGTCGCACTGGCGCGCGCGATCGCGCTCGATCCGCAGCTGATGCTGTACGACGAGCCGTTCACCGGCCTGGACCCGATCTCGCTCGGCGTGATCGCGCTGCTGATCAAGAAACTGAACGACGCGCTCGGCACCACCGCGGTGATGGTCACCCACGACGTGCACAAATCGCTGGAAATCGTCGACCACGTGCTCTTCCTCGCCGGCGGCCAGGTGATCGCCCAGGGTTCGCCGGACGAGGTTCGCCAGTCCGACTCGCCGTGGGTGCGCCAGTTCATCAACGGCGAGGCCGACGGCCCGGTGCATTACAGTTATCCGGCCGCGACCACGCTGGCCGACGACCTCGGCCTGCAAGGAGGCGCGCATGCTTGA
- a CDS encoding ABC transporter substrate-binding protein has product MIRALSGLCACLWLCQAAAQPRVVRLCHEDAPSYPWLLENGRGLSQIMMAMVSRRLGIVIQSEALPWVRCMSEVKSGRIDGLYKISFTPQRMELGVFPMKNDQADVALRMLTDSYSLYRVKDGGLGWDGRRVVGAGKGIAAQAGFSVIAQLQQLGLAVDSSSHNVSVILHKVLLGRVDGAALQSRSADDAIAAEPALQGRLDKLEPPLAVKPYYLIFSHAFYQRDPALAQKIWQAVAIVRGSPAYAAARPGQ; this is encoded by the coding sequence ATGATCCGAGCACTGTCCGGACTATGCGCCTGCCTGTGGCTGTGCCAGGCCGCCGCCCAGCCCCGCGTCGTCCGCCTCTGCCACGAGGACGCGCCGTCCTATCCGTGGCTGCTGGAAAACGGACGGGGCCTCAGCCAGATCATGATGGCCATGGTTTCGCGGCGCCTCGGCATCGTCATACAAAGCGAAGCGCTGCCATGGGTGCGCTGCATGTCGGAAGTGAAGTCGGGTCGGATAGATGGCCTGTACAAGATCAGCTTCACGCCGCAGCGAATGGAACTGGGCGTGTTTCCGATGAAGAACGACCAGGCCGACGTCGCGCTGCGCATGCTGACCGACAGTTACAGCCTGTACCGCGTCAAGGACGGCGGCCTTGGCTGGGATGGCCGCCGCGTCGTCGGCGCCGGCAAGGGCATCGCCGCCCAGGCCGGGTTTTCGGTGATCGCCCAGCTACAGCAACTCGGCCTGGCGGTGGACAGCAGCTCGCACAATGTATCGGTCATCCTGCACAAGGTCTTGCTGGGCCGCGTCGACGGCGCCGCGCTGCAGAGCCGGTCCGCCGACGATGCCATCGCCGCCGAGCCGGCGCTGCAGGGCCGGCTGGACAAGCTGGAGCCGCCGCTGGCGGTCAAACCATACTATCTGATCTTCTCGCACGCCTTTTATCAGCGCGACCCGGCGCTGGCGCAGAAAATCTGGCAGGCCGTCGCCATCGTGCGCGGCTCGCCGGCCTACGCCGCCGCCCGGCCGGGCCAATAA
- the murA gene encoding UDP-N-acetylglucosamine 1-carboxyvinyltransferase — MDKLKIVGNGPLNGEIRVSGAKNAALPILCAGLLTADTMRFTNVPMLRDIATTQKLLQGMGVRVMTDNVHEVEITASQLDSLVAPYDLVKTMRASILVLGPTLARFGEATVSLPGGCAIGSRPVDQHIKGLVAMGAEVSIEHGYVKARAKRLRGARVVMDMVTVGGTENLLMAATLAEGTTILENAAREPEVTDLANCLVAMGAKISGIGSDRLVIEGVEKLHGAEYSVMPDRIEAGTFLVAGAMTRGHIVLRNAAPKSMEAVLDKLAETGALIECGDDWISLDMKQRPKAVNFRTLPYPAFPTDMQAQLMTLNCVAEGAGVVTETIFENRFMHVPELNRMGANIEVEGNTAIIKGVDKLSGATVMATDLRASASLVIAGLVAEGETIVDRIYHLDRGYEHIEKKLGAVGALIERIG; from the coding sequence ATGGATAAACTGAAAATCGTAGGCAACGGTCCGCTGAACGGCGAGATCCGCGTTTCCGGCGCCAAGAACGCCGCGCTGCCGATACTGTGCGCCGGCCTGCTGACTGCCGACACCATGCGCTTCACCAATGTGCCGATGCTGCGCGACATCGCCACCACGCAGAAGCTGCTGCAGGGCATGGGCGTGCGGGTGATGACCGACAATGTGCACGAGGTGGAGATCACCGCCTCGCAGCTGGACAGCCTGGTGGCGCCGTACGATCTGGTGAAGACCATGCGCGCGTCCATCCTGGTGCTGGGCCCGACGCTGGCGCGCTTCGGCGAGGCCACGGTGTCGCTGCCCGGCGGCTGCGCGATCGGCAGCCGTCCGGTCGACCAGCACATCAAGGGCCTGGTGGCGATGGGCGCCGAGGTGTCCATCGAGCACGGCTACGTCAAGGCGCGCGCCAAACGCCTGCGCGGCGCCCGCGTGGTGATGGACATGGTGACCGTCGGCGGCACCGAGAACCTGCTGATGGCCGCTACGCTGGCCGAAGGCACCACCATTCTGGAAAACGCCGCGCGCGAGCCGGAAGTGACCGATCTGGCCAACTGTCTGGTGGCGATGGGCGCCAAGATCAGCGGCATCGGCAGCGACCGCCTGGTGATCGAGGGCGTGGAAAAACTGCACGGCGCCGAGTATTCGGTGATGCCGGACCGCATCGAGGCCGGCACCTTCCTGGTGGCCGGCGCGATGACGCGCGGCCACATCGTGCTGCGAAACGCCGCGCCGAAGAGCATGGAGGCGGTGCTGGACAAGCTGGCCGAGACCGGCGCGCTGATCGAGTGCGGCGACGACTGGATCTCGCTGGACATGAAGCAGCGCCCGAAGGCCGTCAACTTCCGCACGCTGCCGTACCCGGCGTTCCCGACCGACATGCAGGCGCAGCTGATGACGCTGAACTGCGTGGCCGAGGGCGCCGGCGTGGTGACCGAGACCATCTTCGAAAACCGCTTCATGCACGTGCCGGAACTGAACCGCATGGGCGCCAACATCGAAGTGGAAGGCAATACTGCCATCATCAAGGGCGTGGATAAGCTGTCCGGCGCCACCGTGATGGCCACCGATCTGCGCGCGTCCGCCAGTCTGGTGATCGCCGGCCTGGTGGCCGAGGGCGAAACCATCGTTGACCGCATCTACCACCTGGACCGCGGCTACGAGCACATCGAGAAGAAGCTGGGCGCCGTCGGCGCGCTGATCGAACGCATCGGCTGA
- the mlaE gene encoding lipid asymmetry maintenance ABC transporter permease subunit MlaE has translation MLDLITSPLRRLGHATINAVWRLGFASRFLLAILANSGQSLLRLQLTIREMYFAGVMSLIIIVVSGLFVGMVLGLQGYTTLVKFGSADALGAMVALALLRELGPVLAALLFASRAGSAMTAEIGLMKTTEQLDAMSVMAVDPIARVIAPRFWAGVISMPILAALFNVVGVFGGYLVGVVMIGLDAGTFWSQMQGNVDLHYDVINGIVKSLVFGVAVTLIAVFEGYDATPTAAGVSAATTRTVVTSALAILALDFVLTAFMF, from the coding sequence ATGCTTGACCTGATCACCTCGCCGCTACGCCGCCTCGGCCACGCCACCATCAACGCCGTCTGGCGGCTGGGCTTCGCCAGCCGCTTCCTGCTGGCCATCCTGGCCAACAGTGGCCAGAGCCTGCTCAGACTGCAGCTGACAATACGCGAGATGTACTTCGCCGGCGTGATGTCGCTGATCATCATCGTCGTCTCCGGCCTGTTCGTCGGCATGGTGCTGGGCCTGCAGGGCTACACCACGCTGGTCAAGTTCGGCTCGGCCGACGCGCTGGGCGCGATGGTGGCGCTGGCGCTGCTGCGCGAGCTGGGTCCGGTGCTGGCGGCGCTGCTGTTCGCCAGCCGCGCCGGCAGCGCGATGACCGCCGAGATCGGCCTGATGAAGACCACCGAGCAGCTGGACGCGATGAGCGTGATGGCGGTCGATCCGATCGCCCGCGTCATCGCGCCGCGCTTCTGGGCAGGCGTGATCTCGATGCCGATACTGGCCGCGCTGTTCAACGTCGTCGGCGTGTTCGGCGGCTATCTGGTCGGCGTCGTGATGATAGGCCTGGACGCCGGGACCTTCTGGTCGCAGATGCAGGGCAATGTCGATCTGCACTACGACGTGATCAACGGCATCGTCAAGAGCCTGGTGTTCGGCGTCGCCGTCACCCTGATCGCCGTGTTCGAAGGCTACGACGCCACGCCGACCGCCGCCGGCGTGTCGGCCGCCACCACCCGCACCGTGGTCACCTCGGCGCTGGCGATTCTGGCGCTGGACTTCGTGCTGACCGCCTTCATGTTCTAG
- a CDS encoding zinc ribbon domain-containing protein YjdM has protein sequence MSQLPACPQCGSEYTYQDGAMLVCPECAHEWSGDAAAPAEEQRVVRDAVGNTLQDGDSVTVIKDLKVKGSSLVVKVGTKVKNIRLVDGDHDIDCKIDGIGAMSLKSEFVKKA, from the coding sequence ATGAGTCAATTGCCCGCCTGCCCGCAATGCGGATCCGAATACACCTATCAGGACGGCGCGATGCTGGTCTGCCCGGAGTGCGCGCACGAATGGTCGGGCGATGCCGCCGCGCCGGCGGAGGAGCAGCGCGTGGTGCGCGACGCCGTCGGCAACACGCTGCAGGACGGCGACAGCGTCACCGTGATCAAGGACCTGAAGGTCAAGGGCTCGTCGCTGGTGGTCAAGGTTGGCACCAAGGTGAAGAATATCCGCCTGGTGGACGGCGACCACGACATCGATTGCAAGATAGACGGCATCGGCGCGATGAGCCTGAAATCGGAATTCGTCAAAAAGGCCTGA